The following proteins are co-located in the Paludibaculum fermentans genome:
- a CDS encoding serine/threonine-protein kinase has protein sequence MIGTTISHYRITGKLGEGGMGVVYRAEDTRLQRTVALKVLPGDSVTAADRERFLREAQSAAQVHHPNICPIYEVDEENGRLFFVMALVEGPSLRSLLKQGPIPVERAIEIAAQVASGLDAAHSQGVIHRDIKSANVVEGLYGQPCILDFGLALRADASRLTRTGGFVGTPAYMSPEQAEGGAVDHRTDLWSLGVVLYELLTGELPFRRDTELTTLYAIVHETPKPPSALRPGLPAALDELVLKCLAKAPGQRFQSAAELGERLRQIQAGLSSAHPTVTLDRTRPVLAAPPNRARIWLALAVVLAIAAGAHWRLRQPGADLPEQKEVVVLPLSVIGPEEPLRAVTDGLTETITAKLSQLEQFQGKLTVVPASEVRARKITSAEAARKAYGANLVISGSAQQTGARVQCILNLINAQTLRQVASRTITLDSGNLLALRDGAVTSVVDLLELRLSADANGAVKAGETGAPAAYAQYLRGRGYLARYDLQGNVDRALASLQDAVKQDPNYALAHAALAEAYWWKAKMTNDRHWADRALESGEKAVQLNPTLVVARVKLGEIYSDSGRVDDAIREHLKALEISPGNAEAYRMLGLDYSAAGRYSEAEAAFQEAVKRRPTDWEGRMLLGIFYYQRGRYAEAKSAYLSALKLTPDNELLIRNLAGVHMRLGQYAEASSLIQKTLATGSSTRGYNMLGIAYYYQRRFSEAASALESSLDIDNSIYTTWGNLGTVYRWVPGSESKAQAAFQRAIELAEKAQRITPADNNIHANLAEYHAKLGDQKKALAEIQAIPETARRPYMARIALAYEMLGDRKHAIDTVRTQAVDASALSDLRNDPDLAKLWKDPEFQSAIRASQSTAAH, from the coding sequence ATGATCGGCACCACCATCTCTCACTACCGCATCACCGGCAAGCTGGGTGAAGGCGGCATGGGTGTCGTCTACCGGGCCGAGGACACGCGCCTGCAGCGCACGGTTGCCCTCAAGGTGCTGCCCGGCGACTCCGTCACGGCGGCCGACCGCGAGCGCTTCCTCCGCGAAGCCCAGTCCGCCGCGCAGGTCCACCATCCCAACATCTGCCCCATCTATGAGGTGGATGAAGAGAACGGCCGCCTGTTCTTCGTCATGGCCCTGGTGGAGGGTCCTTCGCTGCGATCCCTCCTCAAGCAGGGACCCATTCCCGTCGAGCGTGCCATCGAGATCGCCGCCCAGGTCGCCAGCGGTTTGGACGCCGCCCACAGCCAGGGCGTCATCCACCGCGACATCAAGAGCGCCAACGTCGTCGAGGGACTCTACGGCCAGCCCTGCATCCTCGACTTCGGCCTGGCCCTGCGCGCCGACGCCAGCCGTCTCACCCGCACTGGCGGCTTCGTCGGCACGCCCGCGTATATGTCGCCGGAGCAGGCCGAAGGCGGGGCCGTCGACCACCGCACCGACCTGTGGTCCCTCGGCGTCGTGCTGTACGAACTGCTGACCGGCGAACTGCCCTTCCGCCGCGACACGGAACTCACCACCCTCTACGCCATCGTCCACGAGACGCCCAAGCCGCCTTCCGCTTTGCGGCCAGGCCTCCCGGCCGCGCTCGACGAACTCGTGTTGAAGTGCCTGGCCAAGGCTCCGGGCCAGCGCTTCCAGTCCGCCGCCGAACTGGGCGAGCGCTTGCGCCAGATCCAGGCCGGACTTTCCAGCGCGCACCCCACCGTCACGCTGGACCGCACCCGGCCGGTCCTGGCCGCACCTCCGAACCGGGCGCGCATCTGGCTGGCCCTGGCGGTCGTACTGGCCATCGCCGCGGGCGCGCATTGGCGGCTGCGCCAGCCCGGTGCGGACCTGCCGGAACAGAAGGAAGTGGTCGTGCTGCCGCTGTCGGTCATCGGACCGGAAGAGCCGCTGCGCGCCGTCACCGATGGCCTCACCGAGACCATCACGGCCAAACTAAGCCAACTCGAGCAGTTTCAAGGGAAGTTGACCGTGGTGCCCGCCAGCGAGGTGAGGGCCCGCAAGATCACCAGCGCCGAAGCGGCTCGTAAAGCCTATGGCGCAAATCTGGTGATCTCCGGCAGCGCCCAGCAGACCGGCGCCCGGGTGCAGTGCATCCTCAACCTCATCAACGCCCAGACCCTGCGCCAGGTGGCTTCGCGCACCATCACCCTGGACTCCGGCAATCTGCTGGCCCTGCGCGATGGCGCCGTCACCTCCGTCGTCGACCTGCTGGAACTACGTTTGTCGGCCGACGCCAACGGAGCCGTGAAGGCGGGCGAGACCGGCGCTCCGGCCGCCTACGCCCAATACCTGCGAGGCCGCGGCTACCTGGCCCGCTACGACCTGCAGGGCAATGTCGATCGGGCCCTGGCGAGCTTGCAGGACGCCGTCAAACAGGATCCCAATTACGCCCTGGCCCATGCCGCCCTGGCCGAAGCCTATTGGTGGAAGGCCAAGATGACCAACGACCGCCATTGGGCCGACCGGGCCCTGGAGAGTGGCGAGAAGGCCGTGCAGCTCAATCCCACCCTGGTGGTCGCGCGCGTGAAGCTGGGCGAAATCTATAGCGACAGCGGCCGCGTCGACGACGCCATTCGCGAACATCTCAAGGCGTTGGAGATCTCGCCCGGCAATGCCGAGGCTTACCGCATGCTGGGCCTCGACTACTCCGCCGCCGGGCGCTACTCCGAAGCCGAAGCCGCCTTCCAGGAAGCCGTGAAACGCCGCCCCACTGACTGGGAGGGCCGCATGCTGCTGGGCATCTTCTATTACCAGCGCGGGCGCTACGCCGAGGCCAAGTCCGCTTACCTCAGCGCGCTGAAGCTCACGCCCGACAACGAGCTGCTGATCCGCAACCTGGCCGGAGTCCATATGCGGCTGGGCCAATATGCCGAAGCCTCCAGCCTGATCCAGAAGACGCTGGCCACCGGCTCCAGCACCCGCGGCTACAACATGCTGGGCATCGCCTATTACTATCAGCGGCGGTTCAGCGAGGCGGCGTCGGCCCTGGAGTCTTCCCTCGATATCGACAACAGCATCTACACGACGTGGGGGAATCTGGGTACGGTTTACCGGTGGGTTCCCGGCAGCGAGTCGAAGGCGCAGGCGGCCTTTCAACGCGCGATCGAGCTGGCCGAGAAGGCCCAGCGCATCACGCCGGCGGATAACAACATCCACGCCAATCTGGCGGAGTACCACGCCAAGCTGGGCGATCAGAAGAAAGCCCTGGCCGAGATTCAGGCGATCCCGGAAACCGCCCGCAGGCCATACATGGCGCGGATCGCGCTGGCCTATGAGATGCTGGGCGATCGCAAACACGCCATCGACACGGTCCGCACCCAGGCTGTCGATGCTTCCGCCTTGAGTGATCTGCGGAACGATCCCGACCTGGCCAAGCTATGGAAGGACCCGGAGTTCCAGTCGGCCATCCGGGCCTCCCAATCTACTGCGGCGCATTAA